Proteins from a genomic interval of Maylandia zebra isolate NMK-2024a linkage group LG15, Mzebra_GT3a, whole genome shotgun sequence:
- the ndufaf4 gene encoding NADH dehydrogenase [ubiquinone] 1 alpha subcomplex assembly factor 4, with the protein MGARVTRVFRNYNLENRVHRELSKDKPRAAPRHSVKLPPTASSPQEVDSLNQNNAPLLDHLRSVYVESRDPAPAAAEVSKDVTAGREQRRLLKFSVPASPLGLVELTDVPIGKLTIAEALKAVGSHQHQPQMWSPEKIAQEYSLDLKETKALLDFFVPFKVEIIPPKTKKTKQIKAS; encoded by the exons ATGGGTGCACGGGTTACGCGTGTGTTCAGGAATTACAACTTGGAAAACCGAGTGCACCGAGAACTTTCCAAGGACAAGCCGCGAGCGGCGCCCCGGCACTCGGTTAAGCTTCCACCGACAGCCTCCAGCCCGCAGG aaGTGGATTCGTTGAACCAGAATAACGCGCCGCTGCTGGACCACCTCAGGTCCGTGTACGTGGAGTCCAGAGATCCAGCACCGGCTGCAGCAGAG GTATCGAAGGACGTGACGGCGGGGAGAGAACAGCGACGACTTCTTAAGTTCAGTGTCCCAGCATCTCCGTTGGGCCTGGTGGAGCTCACAGATGTTCCCATTGGTAAACTGACCATTGCCGAAGCTCTGAAGGCTGTGGGCAGCCACCAGCATCAGCCTCAGATGTGGAGTCCCGAAAAGATCGCACAAGAGTATTCTCTGGACTTGAAAGAAACAAAAGCTCTTTTAGATTTCTTTGTCCCCTTCAAGGTTGAGATCATACCACCCAAGACTAAAAAGACCAAGCAGATAAAGGCTTCGTAG
- the gpr63 gene encoding putative G-protein coupled receptor 63, which yields MVLSTTVPLLDTGDINSRFCCVVTRLLNLSERLPMEDLSVANISLGSGSPSEPVTPTANALEIQQGIGLPLQIFFCFVMAAILLVALSGNIVVCLMVYQRSAMRSAINILLASLAFADMMLAILNMPFALVTVVTTNWIFGDVFCRVSAMLFWFFVMEGAAVLLIISIDRFLIIVQKQDKLSPQRAKLLIVVTWGLSFIFTFPLAVGSPPLQIPPRAPQCIFGYSSDPGYHAYVLILTLVFFFLPFTVMLYTFMGILNTIRHNAIRIRSHTDSVCLSQASKLGLLSLQKPFKMNIDMSFKTRAFTTILILFSVFTACWAPFTAFSLVTTFSDRFYRKDSFFQISTWVLWLCYLKSALNPLIYYWRIKKFRDACLDLMPKYFKFLPQLPGNTKRRIQPSAVYICGEHRSVV from the coding sequence ATGGTTCTCTCCACTACTGTTCCCCTCCTGGATACAGGGGACATTAACAGCCGTTTCTGCTGCGTCGTTACGAGGTTGCTGAACCTTTCTGAGAGGCTACCAATGGAAGACCTCTCTGTGGCAAACATTTCCCTGGGCTCCGGGTCTCCCTCGGAGCCGGTCACCCCAACAGCAAATGCTCTGGAAATCCAGCAAGGCATTGGCCTACCTCTgcagatcttcttctgctttgtCATGGCAGCCATCCTTTTAGTGGCGCTGTCAGGAAACATAGTGGTGTGCCTGATGGTGTACCAGAGATCTGCCATGCGTTCAGCCATCAACATTCTGCTGGCTAGTCTGGCATTTGCGGACATGATGCTGGCCATCTTGAACATGCCCTTTGCTCTGGTTACTGTGGTGACCACCAACTGGATTTTTGGAGATGTTTTCTGTCGCGTTTCCGCCATGctcttttggttttttgttatgGAAGGAGCAGCTGTACTGCTTATAATAAGCATTGATCGTTTTCTTATTATTGTCCAGAAGCAAGATAAGCTGAGCCCACAGAGAGCCAAGCTGCTCATAGTGGTCACATGGGGACTCTCGTTCATTTTCACTTTCCCTCTAGCTGTTGGCTCACCTCCCTTACAGATCCCACCCAGAGCTCCTCAGTGTATATTTGGCTACAGTAGTGATCCTGGTTACCACGCCTATGTGTTGATATTAACactagtttttttcttcttgcctTTCACAGTCATGCTATACACATTCATGGGCATCCTCAACACCATCCGCCACAATGCCATTCGCATCCGTAGCCACACAGACAGCGTCTGTCTGAGCCAGGCCAGCAAACTGGGCCTCCTCAGCCTTCAGAAGCCCTTCAAGATGAACATAGACATGAGCTTCAAGACCCGTGCCTTCACCACCATCCTCATCCTCTTCTCCGTGTTTACAGCGTGCTGGGCACCCTTCACTGCCTTCAGCTTGGTAACTACCTTCAGTGACAGGTTCTACCGCAAAGACAGCTTTTTTCAAATCAGCACATGGGTCTTGTGGTTGTGCTACCTCAAGTCAGCCCTCAACCCTCTTATTTACTACTGGCGGATCAAGAAGTTCCGCGACGCCTGCCTCGATCTGATGCCCAAATATTTCAAGTTTCTTCCTCAGCTGCCAGGCAACACAAAGAGGCGCATACAGCCGAGCGCTGTGTATATATGTGGAGAGCATCGCTCTGTGGTATAA
- the ufl1 gene encoding E3 UFM1-protein ligase 1 has protein sequence MADDWEEIRRLAADFQRAQFADTVQRLSERNCIEIIAKLVQDKKLDVVHTLDGKEYVTPAQISREIRDELYVHGGRINIVDLQQIINVDWVHVENRANEIAKSDKGVQLVLGQLIDDTYLDHLAEEVNDKLQEAGMISIAELCKSYDLPGDFLTEELSKRLGKIIQGEMDQYNRGVIFTPAFVARHKARIQGLFSAVTRPTPVSSMIGAFGFQEHLLYSVLEELVNIGRLKGSVVGGRQDKAVYIPDIYTKTQNAWVDSFLQQNGYLEFDALVRLGIPDPSSYIKKRFKSNKLLFLRAACVGQALVDQVEASVEEAVNSATWTDLQPVLPSCLSTEDIGILINQAMRNTNIQSSARILGGTVVVSEKFISNCLSLFDEAMQQKAQKEVKSNPVFLITEEDLKQASILTESTAPSKKEKREAERRKKAAEGSGSVKAGGGGNAREIRIRKTKKKGRKDEDSDEETGPSQQNRSRQTETPFMAQEAIVAVLEERVSDCPEEILSELAEQLVRPLTKAYQEVLRTVFMSSTSSPSGANKKKSMKDLQEEITNLYNNIRLFEKGTKFFSDDTQAHIAKHILKTVCTDVSNILVNFLAADLMMSVENPSTITNEVRLKILGKLSEETKGPLLKLHNSLNGKSIEDFVTNLDTCAEVCGFMLKKGDKKKERQALFLHRQALTEQLKDTEDPALVLHLTSVLLFQASTHCMLHAPGRCVPQIISTLTGRISAEQQQLLSTYQSLVVKQLVSQSKKQEDDEEQDEEARSARAQVQTLTPQVKDLVLSQRKTSVNED, from the exons ATGGCGGATGACTGGGAAGAGATTCGCCGGCTTGCCGCAGACTTCCAGAGAGCGCAGTTTGCTGACACAGTGCAAAG GCTGTCGGAAAGAAATTGCATTGAAATAATTGCAAAACTAGTCCAAGACAAGAAGCTGGATGTGGTGCACACACTGGATGGTAAAGAGTATGTCACCCCAGCTCAGATCAGCAGGGAGATCCGAGATGAACTCTACGTGCACGGAG GGAGAATCAACATTGTGGACCTCcagcag ATTATCAATGTGGACTGGGTCCATGTTGAAAACAGAGCAAATGAAATTGCAAAGTCTGATAAAGGGGTTCAGCTTGTACTGGGACAGCTGATTGATGA CACATACCTGGACCATTTGGCCGAGGAGGTGAATGACAAACTGCAGGAGGCTGGTATGATCAGTATTGCAGAGCTGTGTAAAAGCTATGACCTCCCAGGAGATTTCTTAACTGAG GAGTTGTCGAAGCGTCTTGGGAAGATTATCCAAGGAGAAATGGACCAGTACAACAGAGGTGTCATATTTACCCCGGCTTTTGTTGCTCGCCACAAAGCTAGAATACAAGGGCTCTTCAGTGCAGTCACAAG GCCAACACCTGTCAGCAGTATGATTGGAGCATTTGGATTTCAGGAACACCTTCTGTACT CTGTCTTGGAGGAGTTGGTGAATATCGGGCGCCTGAAAGGAAGCGTGGTTGGGGGGCGGCAGGACAAGGCTGTGTATATCCCTGATATCTACACCAAAACACAAAATGCCTGGGTGGATTCTTTTCTCCAGCAAAATGGATATTTAG AGTTTGATGCATTGGTTAGACTGGGGATTCCCGACCCATCCAGCTACATAAAGAAGCGCTTCAAGTCTAATAAGCTGCTGTTCCTCAGAGCGGCCTGTGTGGGCCAAGCTCTGGTCGACCAGGTGGAGGCCTCTGTGGAGGAAGCTGTCAATTCCGCCACTTGGACTGACCTCCAG CCAGTTCTGCCCAGCTGCCTGTCGACTGAGGACATTGGGATACTGATTAACCAAGCTATGAGAAACACTAACATCCAATCGTCTGCCAGAATCTTGGGGGGCACCGTGGTTGTCAGTGAGAAGTTCATCAGCAACTGCCTCTCTTTATTTGATGAGGCCATGCAGCAGAAAGCTCAGAAG GAAGTTAAGAGCAATCCAGTGTTTTTGATAACTGAAGAGGATCTGAAGCAAGCATCTATCCTGACTGAGAGCACCGCACCTTCTAAGAAGGAGAAGAGAGAAGCGGAGCGCAGGAAGAAGGCAGCAG AGGGCAGTGGCAGTGTGAAAGCAGGTGGAGGAGGCAATGCCAGAGAGATCCGGATTCGTAAAACCAAGAAGAAAGGGCGGAAAGATGAAGACAGCGATGAGGAAACTGGACCTTCTCAACAAA ATCGCAGCAGACAGACTGAAACCCCCTTTATGGCCCAGGAGGCGATCGTAGCCGTTTTAGAGGAACGAGTGAGTGACTGCCCTGAAGAAATCCTGTCTGAGTTGGCAGAGCAGTTAGTCAG GCCTCTGACTAAAGCCTACCAGGAGGTGCTGCGGACAGTGTTCATGTCCTCCACCAGCTCTCCATCAGGGGCCAACAAGAAGAAGAGCATGAAGGATCTGCAGGAAGAGATCACCAACCTGTACAACAATATCCGACTATTTGAAAAAGGCACCAAGTTCTTCTCAG ATGATACCCAGGCCCACATCGCTAAGCACATCCTGAAGACCGTGTGCACTGATGTCAGTAACATCCTGGTTAACTTCCTGGCTGCTGACCTGATGATGTCCGTGGAGAATCCCAGCACCATCACCAACGAG GTCAGACTAAAGATTTTAGGCAAACTGTCAGAGGAGACCAAAGGGCCTCTTTTGAAGCTGCACAACTCCCTGAACGGCAAA TCCATTGAAGACTTTGTGACTAACTTGGATACCTGTGCTGAGGTTTGTGGATTCATGCTAAAGAAAGGAGACAAGAAAAAAGAGAG ACAAGCCCTGTTCCTGCACCGCCAGGCCCTGACTGAGCAGCTGAAGGACACCGAGGATCCCGCTCTGGTCCTCCACCTGACCAGCGTGCTGCTGTTTCAGGCCAGCACGCACTGTATGCTGCACGCCCCGGGCCGCTGTGTGCCTCAGATCATCAGCACACTCACGGGGAGAATATCTGCA gaacagcagcagctgctgtctACCTACCAGAGCCTGGTGGTGAAGCAGCTGGTGAGCCAGAGCAAGAAGCAGGAGGATGACGAGGAGCAGGACGAGGAGGCGAGGAGCGCACGTGCTCAGGTCCAGACCCTTACACCTCAGGTGAAGGACCTGGTGCTGTCTCAGAGGAAGACGTCTGTTAATGAGGACTGA